The following proteins are co-located in the Bosea sp. AS-1 genome:
- a CDS encoding AarF/UbiB family protein produces MSERDSEANRFSARAARYARVGANVGGVAARMAGARLFGMEGRDASNAEALARALGGLKGPIMKVAQLVATIPDVVPPEYAAELQKLQSQAPPMGAAFVKRRMMAELGANWRERFGEFDLKPAAAASLGQVHRATTLEGVPLACKLQYPDMESAVEADIAQLEVLFSLHRRMGAVIDTSEIAKEIGARVREELDYRREAKHAALYQAILADTPEVRVPALEPSLSTKRLLSMHWLDGSPILSHKQDGQEVRDRISTAMFKAWWRPFSHHGVIHGDPHLGNYTVFSEDDIPKGINLLDYGCIRIFPPSFVGGVVDLYRGLQQGDEARVVHAYETWGFKGLTKDLVDTLNIWARFIYGPLLEDRVRRIAEDVSPAEYGRKQAFQVHQALKQRGPVTVPREFVFMDRAAIGLGGVFLHLDAELNFHRLFETEIEGFSIEGVTEKQAKALAGAGL; encoded by the coding sequence ATGTCCGAACGCGATAGCGAAGCTAACCGATTCTCAGCCCGCGCGGCGCGCTATGCCCGCGTGGGCGCGAATGTCGGCGGGGTCGCGGCGCGGATGGCGGGCGCGCGGCTCTTCGGCATGGAGGGGCGCGACGCCTCCAATGCCGAGGCACTGGCCAGGGCGTTGGGCGGCCTGAAAGGGCCGATCATGAAGGTGGCGCAGCTCGTCGCCACCATTCCCGATGTCGTGCCGCCGGAATATGCGGCCGAACTGCAGAAGTTGCAGTCGCAGGCACCGCCGATGGGCGCGGCCTTCGTCAAGCGGCGGATGATGGCCGAACTCGGTGCCAACTGGCGCGAACGCTTCGGCGAATTCGACCTCAAGCCGGCCGCGGCCGCCTCGCTGGGGCAGGTGCATCGAGCGACGACGCTGGAGGGCGTGCCGCTCGCCTGCAAGCTGCAATATCCCGACATGGAATCGGCGGTGGAGGCCGATATCGCGCAGCTCGAGGTGCTGTTCTCATTGCATCGGCGCATGGGCGCGGTGATCGATACCAGCGAGATCGCCAAGGAGATCGGGGCCCGCGTCCGCGAGGAGCTCGACTATCGCCGCGAGGCCAAGCATGCGGCGCTCTACCAGGCGATCCTGGCGGACACGCCGGAGGTGCGCGTGCCGGCTCTGGAGCCTTCGCTCTCGACCAAGCGCCTGCTCAGCATGCACTGGCTCGACGGCAGCCCGATCCTCTCGCACAAGCAGGACGGGCAGGAGGTGCGAGACCGCATCTCGACCGCGATGTTCAAGGCATGGTGGCGGCCCTTCAGCCATCATGGCGTCATCCATGGCGACCCGCATCTCGGGAACTACACGGTGTTTTCCGAGGATGACATTCCGAAGGGCATCAACCTGCTCGACTATGGCTGCATCCGCATCTTCCCGCCGAGCTTCGTCGGCGGTGTCGTCGACCTCTATCGCGGCCTGCAGCAGGGCGACGAGGCCCGCGTGGTCCATGCCTACGAGACCTGGGGCTTCAAGGGGCTGACCAAGGATTTGGTCGACACGCTCAACATCTGGGCGCGCTTCATCTACGGGCCGCTGCTGGAGGACCGCGTCAGGCGCATCGCCGAGGATGTCAGCCCCGCGGAATACGGCCGCAAGCAGGCCTTCCAGGTGCATCAGGCGCTGAAGCAGCGCGGGCCGGTGACGGTGCCGCGCGAGTTCGTCTTCATGGACCGGGCCGCGATCGGGCTTGGCGGCGTCTTTCTGCATCTCGACGCCGAACTGAATTTCCACCGGTTGTTCGAGACGGAGATCGAAGGTTTTTCGATCGAGGGTGTTACGGAGAAGCAGGCGAAGGCCTTGGCCGGCGCGGGGCTCTAG
- a CDS encoding Na+/H+ antiporter NhaC family protein: protein MTVADLQKPATATTRADKGKKPTSPYVLLFCILVIAALATWIIPAGEFQRVMKDGVSFVVPGSLHAVPQQGVLPGRIFTAIATGVVNSASIIFLILFTGGTLAVLEKTGTVAGALHRLSGASRSGDLTVIVIVCAIFSLLGTLGIVANSVVAFVPLGLLIASSMNLPVEFGVGLIYLGAYSGFNSAVLSPLTTGLSQRLAELPLFSGMELRAVVGLGFLLATIAFLALYARRCRAQNIGATMTAEQRAVSEKAAASQTTMSGAQWLALGLAAVSLVVFIVGTLQWKWGEPEMTAMFLIIAIGGGLICRMSPSEIADEFLRGSGKLVPGAFIVGLARAISIVLADGKILDPIVNALSSLLEPLSPMVAAIGMFISAAAMHVAISSGSGESAALIPIFAPLGDALHLTRQVTVQSVLLGEGIMNCINPTSGVLMAVLATSGIAYGRWVRFVLPLVAVWFVISVVSLIVGVWIHWGPL, encoded by the coding sequence ATGACAGTTGCAGACCTCCAGAAACCCGCGACGGCCACGACACGCGCCGACAAGGGCAAAAAGCCGACGAGCCCTTACGTCCTGCTGTTCTGCATCCTCGTCATTGCCGCCCTCGCCACCTGGATCATCCCGGCCGGCGAGTTCCAGCGCGTCATGAAGGACGGGGTGAGCTTCGTCGTTCCGGGTAGCCTACACGCCGTCCCGCAGCAGGGCGTCCTGCCCGGGCGCATCTTCACCGCGATCGCCACCGGCGTGGTCAACTCGGCCTCGATCATCTTCCTCATCCTGTTCACCGGCGGCACGCTCGCGGTGCTGGAGAAGACAGGCACCGTCGCCGGCGCCCTGCATCGGCTGAGCGGCGCCTCGCGATCCGGTGACCTGACCGTGATCGTCATCGTCTGCGCGATCTTCTCGCTGCTCGGCACGCTCGGCATCGTCGCGAATTCGGTCGTCGCCTTCGTGCCGCTCGGCCTGCTGATCGCGAGCTCGATGAACCTGCCGGTCGAGTTCGGCGTCGGGCTGATCTATCTCGGTGCCTATTCGGGCTTCAATTCGGCGGTGCTGAGCCCCCTGACCACCGGCCTGTCACAGCGCCTCGCGGAACTGCCGCTGTTCTCGGGCATGGAGCTGCGCGCCGTCGTCGGCCTCGGCTTCCTGCTGGCGACCATCGCCTTCCTTGCCCTCTATGCCCGCCGCTGCCGCGCCCAGAACATCGGCGCGACCATGACTGCGGAACAGCGCGCCGTCTCCGAGAAGGCCGCCGCCTCGCAGACGACGATGTCCGGCGCGCAATGGCTGGCGCTCGGCCTCGCCGCGGTGTCGCTCGTCGTCTTCATCGTCGGCACGCTGCAGTGGAAATGGGGCGAGCCGGAGATGACGGCGATGTTCCTGATCATCGCCATCGGCGGCGGGCTGATCTGCCGGATGAGCCCCAGCGAGATCGCCGACGAGTTCCTGCGTGGCAGCGGCAAGCTGGTGCCGGGCGCCTTCATCGTCGGCCTCGCCCGCGCCATCTCGATCGTCCTCGCCGACGGCAAGATCCTCGACCCCATCGTCAACGCGTTGTCGAGCCTGCTCGAACCGCTCTCGCCTATGGTCGCAGCCATCGGCATGTTCATCAGCGCCGCCGCGATGCACGTCGCGATCTCCTCGGGCTCGGGGGAATCGGCCGCGCTGATCCCGATCTTCGCGCCGCTCGGCGATGCGCTGCACCTGACCCGCCAGGTCACCGTCCAGTCGGTACTGCTCGGCGAAGGCATCATGAACTGCATCAACCCGACCTCGGGCGTACTGATGGCGGTGCTCGCCACCTCCGGCATCGCCTATGGCCGCTGGGTCCGCTTCGTGCTGCCGCTGGTCGCCGTCTGGTTCGTGATCTCGGTGGTCTCGCTGATCGTCGGCGTCTGGATCCACTGGGGGCCGCTCTAG
- a CDS encoding aa3-type cytochrome c oxidase subunit IV gives MADHAHPADAPPMDYIEHERTYVGFVHIAEVATTVSLAIVAALAVGGVKHAWGTALIGTLLAVIAAGLGIASDKISWRAPVVVLVLMLLALLLY, from the coding sequence ATGGCCGACCACGCCCATCCCGCCGATGCCCCCCCGATGGATTATATCGAGCATGAGCGGACCTATGTCGGCTTCGTGCACATCGCCGAGGTCGCCACGACGGTTAGCCTGGCGATCGTGGCGGCGCTCGCAGTCGGTGGCGTGAAGCACGCCTGGGGGACTGCGTTGATCGGCACACTGCTCGCGGTCATCGCCGCGGGGCTCGGCATCGCCTCCGACAAGATCTCCTGGCGCGCGCCGGTCGTGGTGCTGGTGCTGATGCTGCTTGCGCTGCTGCTCTACTGA
- a CDS encoding tetratricopeptide repeat protein, giving the protein MIRGSYWLAAAGMAVALAGCDSVSGISSQPSVAVVDTNASADASVNIGSLSEVISRNPNDPGAYNTRGAAYARVGRYSDAIGDFTKAVQLDPNLASAYTNRGLALRQSGRNDAAMADFNKATTANPNYGPAYVARANLLRQQGNLQQALSDLNTAIRLNPESAEAFHSRGLVYQKEGQNQNAVTDFDSVIDRNPYTAPPYIARGQSLNALGKYDAALEDFTAALNVDNRSADAWAGRGFAQEKLGQKSEAQQSYQRALGLDGNNAQARAGQSRLGGGGGGGFFRS; this is encoded by the coding sequence ATGATCCGAGGCAGTTATTGGCTGGCGGCGGCCGGCATGGCCGTGGCACTGGCCGGGTGCGACAGCGTTTCCGGCATTTCCTCCCAGCCCTCCGTCGCCGTGGTCGACACCAACGCCAGCGCCGATGCCAGCGTCAATATCGGCTCGCTGAGCGAGGTCATCAGCCGCAATCCGAACGATCCGGGCGCCTACAACACCCGCGGCGCGGCCTACGCCCGCGTCGGCCGCTATTCCGATGCGATCGGCGACTTCACCAAGGCGGTCCAGCTCGATCCCAATCTCGCCTCGGCCTATACGAATCGCGGTCTGGCGCTGCGCCAGAGCGGCCGCAACGACGCGGCGATGGCCGATTTCAACAAGGCCACCACGGCCAACCCGAATTACGGGCCGGCCTACGTCGCCCGCGCCAATCTGCTGCGCCAGCAAGGCAATCTGCAGCAGGCCCTCTCCGACCTCAACACCGCGATCCGGCTCAATCCCGAATCGGCGGAGGCGTTCCATTCCCGTGGCCTCGTCTACCAGAAGGAAGGCCAGAACCAGAACGCCGTCACCGACTTCGATTCGGTGATCGACCGTAACCCCTATACCGCCCCGCCCTATATCGCGCGTGGCCAGAGCCTGAACGCGCTCGGCAAGTACGACGCCGCGCTGGAAGACTTCACCGCCGCACTCAACGTCGACAATCGCAGCGCCGATGCCTGGGCCGGCCGTGGCTTCGCCCAGGAGAAGCTCGGCCAGAAATCCGAGGCCCAGCAATCCTATCAGCGCGCGCTCGGCCTCGACGGCAACAACGCCCAGGCCCGCGCCGGCCAGTCCCGCCTCGGCGGCGGCGGTGGCGGTGGCTTCTTCCGGAGCTGA
- the rpsU gene encoding 30S ribosomal protein S21, with amino-acid sequence MQVLVRDNNVDQALRALKKKMQREGIFREMKLRGHYEKPSEKKAREKAEAVRRARKLVRKKLQREGLLPAPAKPKRP; translated from the coding sequence GTGCAGGTTCTCGTTCGCGACAACAATGTCGATCAGGCTCTCCGCGCTCTCAAGAAGAAGATGCAGCGCGAGGGAATTTTCCGTGAGATGAAGCTCCGCGGCCATTACGAGAAGCCCTCCGAGAAGAAGGCGCGCGAGAAGGCCGAGGCCGTTCGCCGCGCCCGCAAGCTCGTCCGCAAGAAGCTGCAGCGCGAAGGCCTGCTGCCGGCCCCGGCGAAGCCGAAGCGCCCCTGA
- a CDS encoding 5-(carboxyamino)imidazole ribonucleotide synthase, with protein MSAPVPTGLAPGAMLGILGGGQLARMIALAAADLGIRCHVFAPEADSPAFDVAARHTVADYDDEEALARFADAVDVVTYEFENVPAATAAFLAARTPLHPGARALAVTQDRLSEKSFVDGLGLAVAPFRAVESLSDLEAAVAALGRPSILKTRRFGYDGKGQVKIAPGTDLADAYEAIGRFPAILEGFVPFEREVSVVAARGLDGAFAAFDVCENEHRDHILAVTRVPAELGKAASAAAIDAARRIGEALGYVGVFAVEMFVLAEDGTERIVVNEIAPRVHNSGHWTSEGAETSQFHQHVRAVCGFPLGSAARRGRVEMENLIGEAALHWREILAEPGAHLHLYGKRDARPGRKMGHVTRVFPERG; from the coding sequence ATGAGCGCGCCCGTCCCGACCGGCCTCGCGCCCGGCGCCATGCTCGGCATCCTGGGCGGCGGCCAGCTCGCCCGCATGATCGCGCTCGCCGCAGCCGATCTCGGCATCCGCTGCCATGTCTTCGCTCCGGAGGCCGACAGCCCGGCCTTCGACGTCGCGGCCCGCCATACCGTCGCCGATTACGACGACGAGGAGGCGCTCGCCCGCTTCGCCGACGCCGTCGACGTCGTGACTTATGAGTTCGAGAACGTGCCGGCGGCGACCGCGGCCTTCCTCGCCGCCCGTACGCCGCTGCATCCCGGTGCGCGGGCGCTCGCCGTGACGCAGGACCGGCTGAGCGAGAAGAGCTTCGTCGACGGCCTCGGCCTCGCCGTCGCCCCGTTCCGTGCCGTCGAATCGCTTTCCGATCTCGAAGCCGCCGTCGCAGCGCTCGGCCGCCCCTCGATCCTGAAGACCCGCCGCTTCGGCTATGACGGCAAGGGCCAGGTGAAGATCGCGCCTGGCACCGATCTCGCCGACGCCTATGAGGCGATCGGCCGCTTCCCGGCGATCCTGGAGGGGTTCGTGCCGTTCGAGCGCGAGGTCTCGGTCGTTGCGGCTCGCGGACTGGACGGTGCCTTTGCGGCCTTCGACGTCTGCGAAAACGAGCACCGCGATCATATCCTCGCCGTCACCCGCGTGCCGGCCGAGCTCGGCAAGGCCGCCTCTGCCGCAGCGATCGATGCGGCCCGCCGAATCGGAGAGGCGCTGGGCTATGTCGGAGTCTTCGCCGTCGAGATGTTCGTGCTGGCCGAGGACGGAACCGAGCGCATCGTTGTCAACGAGATCGCCCCGCGCGTGCATAATTCCGGGCACTGGACCAGCGAGGGCGCCGAAACCTCGCAGTTCCACCAGCATGTCCGCGCCGTCTGCGGCTTCCCCCTCGGCTCCGCCGCACGGCGCGGCCGCGTCGAGATGGAGAACCTGATCGGCGAGGCCGCACTGCATTGGCGCGAGATCCTCGCCGAACCCGGCGCGCACCTGCATCTCTACGGCAAGCGCGATGCCCGCCCCGGCCGCAAGATGGGCCATGTCACCCGTGTTTTCCCCGAGCGCGGCTGA
- the purE gene encoding 5-(carboxyamino)imidazole ribonucleotide mutase: MAQTSPPVAIIMGSQSDWATMRHAAEALDALAIPYDARIVSAHRTPERLFTFAKGAKAEGFKVVIAGAGGAAHLPGMTASLTPLPVFGVPVESKALSGQDSLLSIVQMPAGIPVGTLAIGRAGAVNAALLAAAVLALSDEALAGRLDAYRARQSGGIAERPDRNEA; the protein is encoded by the coding sequence ATGGCCCAGACCAGCCCCCCCGTCGCCATCATCATGGGCAGCCAGTCCGACTGGGCGACGATGCGCCATGCCGCCGAGGCGCTGGACGCTCTCGCCATTCCCTATGATGCCCGCATCGTCTCGGCCCATCGCACGCCGGAGCGTCTCTTCACCTTCGCCAAGGGTGCCAAGGCCGAGGGCTTCAAGGTGGTGATCGCGGGTGCCGGCGGCGCCGCCCACCTGCCGGGCATGACCGCCTCGCTGACGCCGCTGCCGGTCTTCGGCGTTCCGGTCGAGTCGAAGGCGCTCTCGGGTCAGGACAGCCTGCTCTCCATCGTGCAAATGCCGGCCGGCATTCCCGTCGGCACGCTCGCCATCGGGCGAGCCGGCGCGGTCAACGCGGCGCTCCTCGCGGCCGCCGTCCTCGCCCTGTCGGACGAAGCCCTCGCCGGGCGCCTCGACGCCTATCGCGCCCGCCAGAGCGGCGGCATCGCCGAGCGCCCGGACCGGAACGAGGCATGA
- a CDS encoding DUF465 domain-containing protein has product MGFELSPEEVETFTAELARLREEHRDLDSAIDALERVGSINQIQVQRLKKRKLYLKDRIAQIEDALTPDIIA; this is encoded by the coding sequence ATGGGATTCGAGCTCAGCCCGGAAGAGGTCGAGACCTTCACCGCGGAGCTGGCGCGGCTGCGCGAGGAGCACCGCGATCTCGACAGTGCCATCGACGCGCTGGAGCGTGTCGGCTCGATCAATCAGATCCAGGTGCAGCGGCTGAAGAAGCGCAAGCTCTATCTGAAGGACCGCATCGCCCAGATCGAGGACGCTCTGACGCCCGACATCATCGCATAA
- a CDS encoding DUF465 domain-containing protein → MSLQTRLIELERKHRQLEDAIAQAVASPSSSDLSVAELKRKKLLLKDEIERVRLTMPEPTLH, encoded by the coding sequence ATGTCGTTGCAGACCCGTCTTATCGAACTCGAGCGCAAGCATCGCCAACTCGAAGATGCGATCGCTCAGGCCGTGGCGAGTCCCTCATCGAGCGACCTCAGCGTCGCGGAGCTGAAGCGGAAGAAGTTGCTACTGAAGGATGAGATCGAGCGCGTCAGGCTGACCATGCCGGAGCCGACCTTGCACTGA
- a CDS encoding GlsB/YeaQ/YmgE family stress response membrane protein, which produces MGIIWTIIIGFIAGIVAKFITPGSNEPSGFILTTILGIIGAFVATYLGQSLGWYAPGEGAGLVGAIVGAVIVLLVWAMISGRRSSV; this is translated from the coding sequence ATGGGCATCATCTGGACCATCATCATCGGCTTCATCGCAGGCATCGTCGCGAAGTTCATCACGCCGGGCTCGAATGAGCCGTCAGGTTTCATCCTGACGACAATCCTCGGCATCATCGGCGCCTTCGTGGCGACCTATCTCGGCCAGTCCCTGGGCTGGTATGCGCCGGGCGAAGGAGCCGGGCTGGTCGGCGCCATCGTCGGTGCCGTCATCGTCCTGTTGGTTTGGGCGATGATCAGTGGACGACGCAGTTCCGTCTGA
- a CDS encoding YidB family protein has translation MSNDGNSSSGFPSLTALLGLLAVAGYQHRDQISDWFRNNMGGGQDASQPGAGQANAAPGQQQGSGGLLGGLGGLLGAGGAGAILNSGLGELVDRFNQSGQGDKANSWVGSGPNQDVAPGDLEQALGPEVLDAIAKQTGLSREDLLARLSKVLPDAVDRYTPGGSLSSARG, from the coding sequence GTGAGTAATGATGGCAACAGCAGCAGCGGCTTTCCGTCGCTGACCGCCCTGCTCGGGCTTCTCGCCGTCGCGGGCTACCAGCACCGCGACCAGATCTCGGACTGGTTCCGCAACAACATGGGCGGCGGGCAGGATGCTTCGCAACCCGGCGCCGGACAGGCGAATGCCGCGCCCGGCCAGCAGCAGGGCAGCGGCGGTCTTCTGGGCGGCCTCGGCGGGCTTCTCGGCGCGGGCGGTGCAGGTGCGATCCTGAACAGCGGCCTCGGCGAGCTGGTCGATCGCTTCAACCAGTCCGGACAGGGCGACAAGGCCAATTCCTGGGTCGGGTCCGGCCCCAACCAGGATGTCGCGCCGGGCGACCTCGAGCAGGCGCTCGGTCCGGAGGTGCTCGACGCCATCGCCAAGCAGACCGGCCTCTCGCGGGAGGACCTGCTGGCGCGGCTCTCCAAGGTCCTGCCGGATGCGGTCGACCGCTATACGCCCGGCGGCAGCCTGAGCAGCGCCCGCGGCTGA
- a CDS encoding acyl-CoA synthetase, whose amino-acid sequence MTRSAYDTDLDRNPANHQPLTPLTFLERAAAVFPNHTAIVHGSLRRSYAEFYARSRRLASALARHGIGKNDTVAAMLPNTPAMLECHYGVPMAGAVLNTLNTRLDAAIIAFSLDHGEAKVLITDREFSKTIKEALALCKAKPLVIDYDDPVYDGPGERLGTIEYEDFVASGDPGFDWQMPGDEWDAIALNYTSGTTGDPKGVVYHHRGASLLATSNVITGNLGRHPVYLWTLPMFHCNGWCFPWTISIVAGTHVCLRQVRAKAMYDALADHGVTHLCGAPIVMSTLLNAPAEERRDFPQTVSFFTAAAPPPEAVLAGMKQAGFEVTHLYGLTECYGPAVVNDWNDDWNALSAAEQAAKKARQGVRYPALEGLDVLDPETMQPVPRDGQTLGEVMMRGNVVMKGYLKNPRSTQAAFTGGWFHTGDLGVRYPDGYIQLKDRSKDIIISGGENISSIEVEDALYKHPAVQAAAVVARPDEKWGETPCAFIELKPGKTATEAELIAWCKEHLASFKCPRTVVFTEIPKTSTGKIQKFRLREMARAL is encoded by the coding sequence ATGACCCGCTCGGCTTACGATACCGATCTCGATCGCAACCCGGCCAACCATCAACCGCTGACGCCGCTGACTTTCCTCGAGCGTGCCGCCGCCGTCTTTCCGAACCACACCGCGATCGTCCACGGCTCGCTGCGGCGCTCCTATGCCGAGTTCTATGCCCGCTCCCGCCGGCTCGCCTCCGCGCTGGCAAGGCACGGCATCGGCAAGAACGACACCGTCGCCGCGATGCTGCCGAACACGCCGGCGATGCTCGAATGCCATTACGGCGTGCCCATGGCCGGCGCCGTGCTGAACACGCTCAACACGCGGCTCGACGCGGCGATCATCGCCTTCTCGCTCGACCATGGCGAGGCCAAGGTGCTGATCACCGACCGCGAATTCTCGAAGACGATCAAGGAGGCGCTGGCGCTCTGCAAGGCGAAGCCGCTGGTCATCGACTATGACGACCCGGTCTATGACGGGCCGGGCGAGCGGTTGGGCACGATCGAATACGAAGATTTCGTCGCGAGCGGCGATCCCGGCTTCGACTGGCAGATGCCCGGTGACGAATGGGATGCCATCGCGCTCAACTACACCTCCGGCACCACCGGCGACCCCAAGGGCGTGGTCTACCATCACCGTGGCGCGAGCCTGCTCGCCACCTCCAACGTCATCACCGGCAATCTCGGCCGCCACCCCGTCTATCTCTGGACGCTGCCGATGTTCCACTGCAACGGCTGGTGCTTCCCCTGGACGATCTCGATTGTGGCCGGCACCCATGTCTGTCTGCGGCAGGTCCGGGCCAAGGCGATGTATGACGCGCTCGCCGATCATGGCGTCACGCATCTCTGCGGCGCTCCGATCGTGATGTCGACGCTGCTCAACGCCCCGGCCGAGGAGCGCCGCGACTTTCCACAGACCGTCTCCTTCTTCACCGCCGCCGCGCCTCCGCCCGAGGCCGTTCTCGCCGGCATGAAGCAGGCCGGCTTCGAAGTGACGCATCTCTATGGCCTGACCGAGTGCTATGGCCCCGCCGTCGTCAACGACTGGAACGACGACTGGAATGCCCTCTCCGCCGCCGAGCAGGCCGCCAAGAAGGCCCGCCAGGGCGTACGCTATCCGGCCCTGGAGGGGCTCGACGTGCTCGACCCCGAGACGATGCAGCCCGTTCCCCGCGACGGACAGACGCTCGGCGAGGTGATGATGCGCGGCAACGTCGTGATGAAGGGCTATCTGAAGAATCCGAGATCGACGCAGGCCGCCTTCACCGGGGGCTGGTTCCACACCGGCGATCTCGGCGTGCGTTATCCGGACGGCTACATCCAGCTCAAGGACCGCTCAAAAGACATCATCATCTCGGGCGGCGAGAACATCTCTTCCATCGAGGTCGAGGACGCGCTCTACAAGCATCCGGCCGTGCAGGCGGCGGCGGTCGTCGCCCGGCCGGACGAGAAATGGGGCGAGACGCCCTGCGCCTTCATCGAGCTGAAGCCGGGTAAAACCGCGACGGAGGCCGAGCTCATCGCCTGGTGCAAGGAGCATCTGGCGTCGTTCAAATGCCCGCGAACGGTGGTCTTCACCGAGATCCCAAAGACCTCGACCGGCAAGATCCAGAAATTCCGCCTGCGCGAAATGGCGCGGGCTCTCTAG
- a CDS encoding sulfite exporter TauE/SafE family protein, with protein sequence MTFDTAFFAAMVPAVILMGLSKGGFAGLGLLSLPLMALVVSPVTAAAIMLPLLISQDVVTVWSYRREFDLRNLATLAPGAFVGVLAGYLLAAKVSDAAVGLAVGIISIGFALRRMLGGNKSAAVATKARWGAGSVWGFVCGFTSMIAHAGGPPFQIYVMPQKLPPAVFVGTGAIFFAAMNLVKVGPYIALGQFSLQNLTASAALLPVAVAATFAGVWLVRRVPAERFYTYIYWLLLLVGAKLVFDGLRGLHLFG encoded by the coding sequence ATGACCTTTGATACCGCATTCTTCGCCGCCATGGTGCCGGCCGTTATCCTGATGGGGCTGTCGAAGGGTGGCTTCGCGGGCCTGGGCCTGCTCTCGCTGCCCCTGATGGCGCTGGTCGTCTCGCCGGTGACGGCGGCCGCGATCATGCTGCCGCTCCTCATCTCCCAGGATGTGGTGACGGTCTGGTCCTATCGCCGCGAATTCGACCTTCGCAACCTCGCGACGCTGGCGCCCGGCGCATTCGTCGGCGTGCTGGCGGGTTACCTTCTGGCGGCAAAGGTCTCGGATGCCGCGGTCGGGCTTGCCGTCGGCATCATTTCCATCGGCTTTGCGCTGCGCCGCATGCTGGGCGGCAACAAGAGCGCGGCCGTCGCCACGAAGGCCCGTTGGGGCGCGGGCAGCGTCTGGGGCTTCGTCTGCGGCTTCACCAGCATGATCGCTCACGCCGGTGGGCCACCCTTCCAGATCTACGTCATGCCGCAGAAGCTGCCGCCCGCGGTCTTCGTCGGTACCGGCGCGATCTTCTTCGCTGCGATGAACCTGGTGAAGGTCGGTCCCTACATCGCGCTTGGCCAGTTCAGTCTGCAGAACCTTACCGCCTCGGCGGCGCTGTTGCCGGTCGCGGTCGCCGCGACCTTCGCCGGCGTCTGGCTGGTCCGGCGTGTCCCGGCCGAGCGCTTCTACACCTATATCTACTGGCTGCTCCTGCTGGTCGGGGCGAAGCTCGTCTTCGACGGTCTGCGCGGGCTGCATCTCTTCGGCTGA